A DNA window from Doryrhamphus excisus isolate RoL2022-K1 chromosome 2, RoL_Dexc_1.0, whole genome shotgun sequence contains the following coding sequences:
- the anxa4 gene encoding annexin A4 isoform X2, whose protein sequence is MKGAGTDEAAVIEVVAHRTIAQRQRIKEAYKQAVGKDLADDLSSELSANFRSVVLGLLMPAPAYDAYELRNSMKGAGTEEACLIDILASRSNAEINAINAFYKKQYGKSLEDDVCGDTSGMFQRVLVSLLTAGRDESDAVNEAQAVQDAKEIYEAGEARWGTDEVKFLTVLCVRNQKHLLRVFEEYQKISGRDIEESIKREMSGCLEDVFLAIVKCLRNKHAFFAERLYKSMKGLGTTDSVLIRIMVARAEIDMLDIKAQFLKMYGKTLHSFIKGDTSGDYRKILLELCGGE, encoded by the exons ATGAAGGGAgctg GCACCGATGAGGCCGCCGTCATCGAGGTCGTTGCGCATCGTACTATTGCGCAGAGGCAGCGCATTAAGGAGGCCTACAAGCAGGCGGTGGGGAAG GACCTGGCAGATGACCTGTCCTCGGAGCTGAGTGCCAACTTCAGGAGTGTAGTTTTGGGTCTTTTGATGCCAGCGCCGGCGTACGATGCCTATGAATTGAGAAACTCAATGAAG GGGGCTGGGACAGAGGAGGCGTGCCTCATCGACATTCTCGCCTCCAGGTCAAATGCTGAAATCAATGCCATCAATGCGTTCTACAAGAAGC aatACGGCAAGAGCTTGGAAGATGACGTATGTGGAGACACATCAGGAATGTTCCAGAGAGTTCTGGTCTCTTTGCTAACG GCCGGACGTGACGAAAGTGACGCGGTGAACGAGGCTCAGGCTGTGCAGGACGCCAAG GAAATCTACGAGGCTGGCGAGGCTCGATGGGGCACGGATGAGGTCAAATTTCTGACCGTGCTCTGCGTCAGGAACCAGAAGCATCTGTTGCGAG TGTTTGAAGAGTACCAGAAGATTAGCGGACGAGACATCGAGGAGAGCATTAAGAGGGAGATGTCGGGCTGTCTGGAGGATGTCTTTTTGGCTATCG TGAAATGCCTGAGGAACAAACACGCCTTCTTTGCGGAACGTCTATACAAATCAATGAAG ggGCTGGGGACCACAGATAGTGTCCTTATCAGAATAATGGTGGCCAGGGCTGAGATTGACATGTTGGACATTAAAGCACAGTTTCTGAAGATGTACGGCAAGACTCTGCACTCCTTCATTAAG
- the anxa4 gene encoding annexin A4 isoform X1 — translation MAAIGKRGTVTEASGFDPEADVQKLRGAMKGAGTDEAAVIEVVAHRTIAQRQRIKEAYKQAVGKDLADDLSSELSANFRSVVLGLLMPAPAYDAYELRNSMKGAGTEEACLIDILASRSNAEINAINAFYKKQYGKSLEDDVCGDTSGMFQRVLVSLLTAGRDESDAVNEAQAVQDAKEIYEAGEARWGTDEVKFLTVLCVRNQKHLLRVFEEYQKISGRDIEESIKREMSGCLEDVFLAIVKCLRNKHAFFAERLYKSMKGLGTTDSVLIRIMVARAEIDMLDIKAQFLKMYGKTLHSFIKGDTSGDYRKILLELCGGE, via the exons ATGGCAGCG ATTGGAAAGCGCGGAACGGTGACTGAGGCGTCAGGGTTCGACCCAGAGGCAGACGTCCAGAAGCTTCGCGGAGCCATGAAGGGAgctg GCACCGATGAGGCCGCCGTCATCGAGGTCGTTGCGCATCGTACTATTGCGCAGAGGCAGCGCATTAAGGAGGCCTACAAGCAGGCGGTGGGGAAG GACCTGGCAGATGACCTGTCCTCGGAGCTGAGTGCCAACTTCAGGAGTGTAGTTTTGGGTCTTTTGATGCCAGCGCCGGCGTACGATGCCTATGAATTGAGAAACTCAATGAAG GGGGCTGGGACAGAGGAGGCGTGCCTCATCGACATTCTCGCCTCCAGGTCAAATGCTGAAATCAATGCCATCAATGCGTTCTACAAGAAGC aatACGGCAAGAGCTTGGAAGATGACGTATGTGGAGACACATCAGGAATGTTCCAGAGAGTTCTGGTCTCTTTGCTAACG GCCGGACGTGACGAAAGTGACGCGGTGAACGAGGCTCAGGCTGTGCAGGACGCCAAG GAAATCTACGAGGCTGGCGAGGCTCGATGGGGCACGGATGAGGTCAAATTTCTGACCGTGCTCTGCGTCAGGAACCAGAAGCATCTGTTGCGAG TGTTTGAAGAGTACCAGAAGATTAGCGGACGAGACATCGAGGAGAGCATTAAGAGGGAGATGTCGGGCTGTCTGGAGGATGTCTTTTTGGCTATCG TGAAATGCCTGAGGAACAAACACGCCTTCTTTGCGGAACGTCTATACAAATCAATGAAG ggGCTGGGGACCACAGATAGTGTCCTTATCAGAATAATGGTGGCCAGGGCTGAGATTGACATGTTGGACATTAAAGCACAGTTTCTGAAGATGTACGGCAAGACTCTGCACTCCTTCATTAAG